The following are from one region of the Anabas testudineus chromosome 2, fAnaTes1.2, whole genome shotgun sequence genome:
- the LOC113163980 gene encoding elastase-1-like encodes MIWLVSFLSCIWLIGAEAPFNHFVHNPRVVGGHDATPNTWKWQVSLQYDSYGDGSYYHLCGGSIIDAFYIMTAAHCILSLQANQYRVVVGEYNLDKYEGSEQFIRVERIIVHPAWNEDLAKGNDIALLRLANPVQNNGYVEIANLPYPDQVLPHGFTCYITGWGLMDYYGSIPAILQVAPINVVEHEVCSGPNWWGSNALKTMVCAGGDGIISGCQGDSGGPLSCYTDGAWRVHGVVSYGPAGWCNQVTKPTVFTRVSAFEDWIYSIVQ; translated from the exons ATGATTTGGCTTGTGTCGTTTCTCTCCTGCATCT GGCTGATTGGTGCTGAGGCGCCTTTTAACCATTTTGTGCACAATCCGAGGGTGGTCGGAGGACACGATGCTACACCCAACACCTGGAAATGGCAG GTGTCTCTCCAGTATGACTCGTATGGTGACGGTTCATACTACCACTTGTGTGGAGGCAGCATCATTGATGCTTTCTACATCATGACTGCGGCTCACTGTATCCTCAG CCTGCAGGCTAATCAGTACCGTGTGGTGGTAGGTGAGTATAACCTGGATAAGTATGAGGGTAGTGAGCAGTTCATCCGTGTGGAAAGGATTATTGTCCATCCTGCCTGGAATGAAGATCTTGCCAAAGG AAATGATATTGCCCTCTTGAGACTGGCTAATCCTGTGCAAAACAACGGCTACGTGGAAATCGCCAACCTTCCCTACCCTGATCAGGTGCTGCCTCATGGCTTCACCTGTTACATCACTGGCTGGGGGCTCATGGACT ATTATGGAAGCATCCCTGCGATACTACAGGTGGCTCCAATCAATGTGGTGGAGCATGAAGTTTGCTCTGGGCCTAACTGGTGGGGAAGCAATGCCCTGAAAACCATGGTGTGCGCAGGAGGGGATGGAATCATATCAGGCTGTCAG GGTGACTCTGGAGGTCCCCTGAGCTGTTACACCGATGGAGCCTGGAGAGTCCATGGTGTTGTCAGTTATGGCCCAGCTGGCTGGTGCAACCAAGTGACTAAACCCACCGTCTTCACCAGAGTCTCTGCCTTTGAGGACTGGATCTATTCA atTGTGCAGTGA